One Terriglobales bacterium DNA segment encodes these proteins:
- a CDS encoding ABC transporter ATP-binding protein gives MLEARNLTKRYAAIAAVANVSFTIRPGQILGYLGPNGSGKSTTVKMLTGLIEPSDGEIFFRGENVLKNRLWFSRRFGYVPEEPHLYTHLTGREYLQLVGRLRGMEKATLERRIDAMLDLFGLTEFRDTQMSSYSKGMRQKVLLSAALLHDPDALILDEPFSGLDITAALVFRTLLQALAAEGKMILYSSHVLEVVEKVCSEVLILHRSRVVAYDSVARLRDLRSSSSLEDVFAQLVMHEDASVVASQMIAVMRG, from the coding sequence ATGCTCGAAGCCCGCAATCTCACAAAGCGGTACGCCGCAATCGCCGCGGTGGCGAATGTGAGCTTCACTATTCGTCCGGGGCAGATTCTCGGATATCTGGGTCCCAACGGATCAGGCAAGAGCACCACGGTGAAGATGCTCACCGGGCTCATCGAACCTTCAGACGGCGAAATCTTTTTTCGCGGAGAGAACGTGCTGAAGAACCGGCTCTGGTTTAGCCGTCGTTTCGGATACGTTCCGGAAGAGCCCCATCTCTACACCCACCTGACCGGACGAGAATATCTCCAACTCGTAGGCCGCTTGCGTGGAATGGAGAAAGCAACTCTGGAACGCAGGATCGACGCAATGCTCGATCTCTTCGGATTGACTGAGTTTCGCGATACGCAGATGTCGTCTTACTCGAAGGGCATGCGACAAAAGGTGTTACTTTCAGCTGCACTACTTCATGATCCCGACGCCCTGATTCTCGACGAGCCATTTTCAGGCCTCGACATCACGGCCGCCCTGGTCTTCCGCACACTGCTGCAGGCGCTGGCTGCGGAAGGCAAGATGATCCTGTATAGCTCGCATGTGCTGGAAGTAGTGGAGAAGGTCTGCTCGGAGGTCTTGATTCTGCACCGCAGCCGCGTCGTGGCATACGATTCGGTCGCACGGTTGCGGGACTTGCGATCGTCTTCTTCGCTCGAGGACGTGTTTGCGCAACTCGTGATGCACGAAGATGCGAGCGTTGTGGCCTCGCAGATGATTGCCGTAATGCGAGGCTGA
- a CDS encoding GatB/YqeY domain-containing protein, which yields MTISERINQDITTAMKAREEHRLSTLRMVKSAIKNKEIDKRAPLDDQEAMAILNTLIKQRKDSIEQFTKGGRQELADKEAAEIVIIEGYLPKAAGAEEITAIVRAAISEMGSPTMKDMGTVMKNAMAKFAATGTRVDGKVVSETVKKLLSGG from the coding sequence TTGACTATCTCCGAGCGCATTAACCAGGACATCACAACGGCCATGAAAGCGCGCGAGGAGCATCGCTTGAGCACACTGCGCATGGTGAAGTCGGCCATCAAGAACAAGGAAATCGACAAGCGCGCACCACTCGACGATCAAGAAGCGATGGCCATCCTGAACACGCTGATCAAGCAGCGCAAAGACTCGATCGAGCAGTTCACCAAGGGCGGACGCCAGGAGCTAGCCGACAAAGAGGCTGCGGAGATTGTCATCATCGAGGGCTATCTGCCAAAAGCGGCGGGAGCGGAAGAGATCACGGCGATTGTCCGCGCGGCGATTTCCGAAATGGGATCGCCGACGATGAAGGACATGGGAACGGTGATGAAGAATGCAATGGCGAAGTTCGCGGCTACAGGCACGCGTGTGGATGGGAAAGTCGTGAGCGAAACGGTGAAGAAGCTGCTGAGTGGCGGGTAG
- a CDS encoding RDD family protein, which produces MQKLARAPAAASNTSMACPRCGSDCTCACSGAPIPSQDWRRQVSLQVRAHKVRKHRRLDPDAPQFDFDDRAPLQLGETSTATVRNSSWRWDEGVVATTAPAPPVAAESIQTPKPEVHAPPSRKETISSQAPRIDYSSDSTAAALSERPPLAPFPRINTPVPKIIEFPRLQARQYELAEPVADQLRIFEAEELPPPAPSHLNEIEIAPAEPTHVGLDEIEIPLQTAPLEQRAYAAAVDVAILIGAMGLFGITAEFFANSLPMTKPLIESVAICGFLLLTIYYLLSLSLGQGTAGMQASGLRVTTFLNETPSRNLMRCRALATVLSYAAMGMGFAWALVDEDCLCWHDRITRTYLTSK; this is translated from the coding sequence GTGCAAAAACTGGCACGCGCTCCTGCCGCAGCATCCAACACCAGTATGGCTTGTCCGCGATGTGGTAGCGATTGCACTTGTGCCTGCTCCGGCGCTCCGATTCCCTCGCAGGATTGGCGCCGCCAAGTCTCCCTCCAGGTTCGAGCGCACAAGGTGCGCAAACATCGCAGACTCGATCCTGATGCTCCGCAGTTCGACTTCGATGATCGGGCTCCTTTGCAACTTGGAGAGACCTCGACCGCAACAGTGCGAAATTCAAGCTGGCGCTGGGATGAAGGTGTGGTTGCAACCACTGCTCCGGCTCCGCCAGTCGCTGCCGAGAGCATTCAGACTCCGAAACCGGAAGTCCATGCTCCACCTTCGCGCAAGGAAACTATTTCCTCACAAGCTCCCAGGATCGACTACTCCAGCGACTCCACGGCCGCTGCTTTGTCTGAACGTCCACCGCTCGCGCCTTTTCCGCGTATCAACACGCCGGTGCCGAAGATCATCGAATTCCCGCGCCTTCAGGCGCGTCAGTATGAGTTGGCAGAACCGGTCGCAGATCAGCTAAGGATCTTTGAAGCGGAGGAACTGCCGCCACCGGCACCGAGCCATCTAAATGAGATCGAGATTGCTCCTGCAGAGCCCACGCACGTCGGATTAGACGAAATCGAGATTCCTTTGCAGACTGCTCCGCTCGAGCAACGCGCCTATGCGGCGGCCGTAGATGTTGCGATTCTGATCGGCGCTATGGGCCTCTTCGGCATCACCGCAGAATTTTTTGCGAACTCGTTGCCGATGACGAAACCTCTGATTGAGAGCGTCGCAATCTGTGGCTTCCTGCTACTTACGATCTACTATCTGCTCTCCCTTTCGCTGGGACAGGGCACGGCCGGCATGCAGGCGTCCGGGTTGCGAGTCACGACTTTCCTAAACGAGACACCATCGCGAAACCTGATGCGCTGCCGCGCTTTGGCGACTGTGCTCTCCTATGCCGCGATGGGAATGGGATTCGCGTGGGCCCTTGTCGACGAAGACTGTCTCTGCTGGCACGATCGCATCACCCGCACCTACTTGACCTCGAAATAA
- a CDS encoding YraN family protein — MLLRSTLRALDQLTSKLGRAPERAPHLVSGARGEDEAYFYLRKLGYTLVARDYRSPRRRGDIDLIGWEKETLCFVEVKTRTSRNFMPAEAAVDDEKRETLSGLAREFLRNYLHTNGKSPQFRFDVISVYLEGNLPEITLFRDAFRMS; from the coding sequence ATGCTTCTCCGCTCCACACTTCGCGCACTCGACCAACTCACGTCCAAACTCGGGCGCGCTCCAGAACGAGCTCCACATCTAGTCTCCGGAGCGCGCGGAGAAGACGAAGCCTACTTTTACCTGCGCAAGCTTGGATACACGCTCGTGGCGCGCGATTACCGCTCACCACGTCGCCGTGGCGACATCGATCTGATCGGCTGGGAGAAGGAGACGCTATGCTTCGTCGAGGTCAAAACGCGCACTAGCCGCAACTTCATGCCTGCCGAAGCTGCGGTCGATGACGAAAAGCGGGAAACGCTCTCTGGCCTGGCTCGCGAGTTCCTGCGCAACTATTTGCATACCAACGGAAAATCGCCACAATTCCGGTTCGATGTAATCAGCGTATACCTCGAAGGTAACTTGCCTGAGATAACTCTGTTCAGAGACGCTTTCCGTATGTCATAA
- a CDS encoding Gfo/Idh/MocA family oxidoreductase, whose amino-acid sequence MIRYGILGFGLHAVKRLMPGFSQAKHCTVTGLWRRDQRKAQEARNEYSQFPLQVYDSPEALCASSDVDAIFVASPDALHLQHVLVALEHRKPVLCEKPMAMNAGECERMLAAAEGARVPLGVAQNFRFEPSVNRIREIVAAGTIGKPLLARSEFHYYTRQHARTWISDPSLACGGPVGDVGVHCIDALRYILQDEVSAVFARALYDNESGAVESAATLVLEFQKGPIAAVTVSTRGEYRSPLWIMGDGGLVGAEDALAVDHAIALHTRPIGGEISTEHISNDTTYADQVDAFALHVEQGIPFVAPGTEGLRNQQVLDAAYRSVKSGSREEI is encoded by the coding sequence GTGATCCGCTACGGAATCCTGGGCTTCGGCCTTCACGCAGTCAAGCGACTTATGCCGGGGTTTTCCCAGGCGAAGCACTGCACAGTGACCGGTCTCTGGCGCCGAGATCAGCGAAAAGCGCAGGAAGCGAGAAATGAGTACAGTCAATTCCCGCTTCAGGTCTACGATTCTCCGGAAGCTCTCTGCGCATCGTCAGACGTCGACGCAATTTTCGTCGCATCGCCAGACGCGCTACACCTTCAGCACGTTCTCGTTGCGCTTGAGCACCGTAAACCGGTGCTGTGCGAAAAACCGATGGCGATGAATGCAGGGGAGTGCGAGCGCATGCTTGCCGCTGCAGAAGGCGCCAGAGTGCCGCTGGGCGTTGCGCAAAACTTTCGCTTTGAACCGAGTGTCAACCGGATTCGCGAGATTGTCGCTGCAGGCACGATCGGCAAGCCATTGCTCGCCCGTTCGGAATTTCACTACTACACCCGCCAGCATGCCAGGACCTGGATCTCAGACCCGAGCCTGGCGTGCGGTGGTCCTGTGGGAGACGTTGGCGTCCACTGCATCGATGCTCTTCGATACATCCTTCAGGACGAAGTCAGTGCAGTATTCGCTCGGGCTCTTTACGACAATGAATCAGGAGCGGTAGAGTCGGCGGCAACGTTGGTGCTGGAGTTCCAGAAAGGACCGATTGCTGCTGTAACAGTTTCCACGCGAGGCGAATACCGCAGCCCACTATGGATTATGGGAGACGGAGGACTGGTGGGAGCTGAAGATGCCCTGGCCGTCGATCACGCGATTGCACTGCACACTAGACCGATTGGCGGCGAGATCTCCACCGAACACATCTCCAACGACACAACGTATGCGGATCAGGTGGACGCTTTCGCGCTTCACGTAGAACAAGGGATTCCATTCGTGGCGCCGGGAACCGAAGGACTGCGTAACCAGCAGGTGCTCGATGCTGCTTATCGCAGTGTCAAAAGCGGAAGCCGGGAAGAGATTTGA
- a CDS encoding biotin/lipoyl-containing protein, which produces MTFDVTVNGRDYRVELEQAETGSWAARVNGEQVAVNAANTAAGVLSVLIGSESYEIVANAAQQQIAIGGVRYSVEVRDPRSWRTRRARAGGQDGAKKITAPMPGKVVRIIAQPGTEVEQGSGVIVIEAMKMQNELKSPKKGMVVKILAAVGASVNAGDVLAVIE; this is translated from the coding sequence ATGACCTTCGATGTGACGGTCAACGGCCGCGATTACCGCGTCGAACTGGAACAAGCAGAGACTGGAAGCTGGGCGGCCCGCGTAAACGGCGAGCAGGTTGCAGTCAACGCCGCGAATACTGCCGCTGGAGTGCTGTCCGTGCTGATCGGGAGCGAGTCTTACGAGATTGTTGCCAATGCTGCTCAGCAGCAGATTGCGATTGGAGGCGTTCGTTATTCAGTTGAAGTTCGCGATCCGCGATCCTGGCGTACACGCCGCGCGCGTGCCGGCGGTCAGGATGGGGCAAAGAAAATCACAGCTCCCATGCCAGGGAAGGTTGTCCGCATCATCGCCCAACCGGGCACCGAGGTGGAACAAGGCTCAGGCGTCATCGTGATCGAAGCAATGAAGATGCAGAATGAGCTCAAATCGCCGAAGAAAGGTATGGTTGTGAAGATCCTTGCCGCCGTGGGAGCGTCGGTCAATGCGGGAGATGTGTTGGCGGTAATTGAATAA
- a CDS encoding SurA N-terminal domain-containing protein — MKLFGGYSYFPILFFCAILAGCGSSQHGADVLAKVNGRNISRAEVDKYYENQSSSAPQKPTGEQADSLRLNILKQLIDQEIMMQRAEKLGLLATDDEVDRKLNELKAPYTKEQFDQKLKDSHMSLDDLKRDVRRNLTIEKVLNKEITSKINISDKEITDFYNANKAQFNLIEPRYHLAQIVVTAQPAQQVSNLKNDKAQNEADARKKIQMIENRLESGDDFSQVAMNYSEQPDTAGNGGDMGMISESQLRTNPEIYAAVSKLKPGEVSHPLPMVDGASKRTIGYSIVRLISKEPAGQRELNDPRVQQFVREQLRDGCEQLLKAAYYDVVHNEAKISNYYAEDLLKNVK; from the coding sequence TTGAAATTGTTTGGCGGCTATTCTTACTTTCCAATCCTCTTTTTCTGCGCGATACTCGCTGGCTGCGGCAGCTCGCAACATGGCGCCGACGTTCTGGCGAAGGTGAACGGACGCAACATCAGCCGGGCTGAGGTGGACAAGTACTACGAAAACCAATCGTCCAGCGCCCCTCAGAAGCCCACTGGCGAACAGGCAGACAGCCTGCGGCTGAATATCCTGAAACAGCTTATCGATCAGGAGATCATGATGCAGCGCGCGGAGAAGCTTGGCTTGCTCGCCACGGACGATGAAGTTGATCGCAAGCTTAACGAGCTGAAAGCTCCATACACCAAAGAACAATTCGATCAGAAGCTGAAGGACAGCCACATGTCGCTCGACGATCTGAAGCGCGACGTGCGGCGGAATCTCACCATCGAGAAGGTCCTGAACAAAGAAATTACTTCGAAGATCAACATCAGCGACAAAGAGATCACCGATTTCTACAACGCGAATAAGGCGCAGTTCAACCTGATCGAGCCGCGTTATCATCTCGCGCAGATCGTGGTTACGGCGCAGCCGGCGCAGCAGGTGAGCAATCTCAAGAACGACAAAGCGCAAAACGAGGCTGATGCTCGCAAGAAGATCCAGATGATCGAAAACCGCCTTGAAAGCGGCGATGACTTCTCCCAGGTCGCGATGAACTATTCCGAGCAGCCCGATACTGCGGGAAACGGTGGCGACATGGGCATGATCTCGGAATCGCAGTTGCGCACCAATCCCGAGATTTATGCTGCTGTCTCAAAACTCAAGCCGGGCGAGGTGAGTCATCCTCTTCCCATGGTCGACGGCGCCAGCAAACGCACCATCGGATACAGCATCGTTCGGTTGATTTCGAAGGAACCCGCAGGGCAACGCGAACTCAACGATCCGCGCGTGCAGCAATTCGTCCGCGAACAACTGCGCGACGGCTGCGAGCAGCTACTGAAGGCTGCCTACTACGACGTCGTGCACAATGAGGCGAAGATCTCCAACTATTACGCCGAAGATCTGCTCAAGAACGTGAAGTGA
- the lptD gene encoding LPS assembly protein LptD — protein sequence MPVFARVTSGMLSSAIRMNFRRNVFVNTALAICQVLLLVPLMQASSTAASSFSASSPISPDSQQSSQAHPPAQPPELKGRAAATLKYRDELVYIVADQFEQSGTSYMLHGDAQIDFRDYVLYADEISYDSSSGEAVATGHVKLQGGEYNIHMEAARAEYNVTNATGKFYGVHGTTGLKLGSRRTTLTTSSPFTFAGRQVDKTGPNLFVVHHGSITSCELPHPKWTFTAERINFEVGGLAKLHQSTFRIRTIPVVYLPFAEHPVEHLGRQSGFLIPSVGQSSVKGTILGDSYFWAINRSMDATLGLEYFSKRGFAEHANFRAVTSENSHLTATYFGVIDRGLGPTHVDQGGEDVKIQAEQYFPQNVRAVANVEYLSSYLFRVAFAETFTTAVNSEVKSDVFASRNDNGYSLGILAQRYQNFQSTTKGDSFSILHVPSIDASSVDRQLFGTPFFYGFDASATGLSRRSPTFSSANLVARLDAHPRLALPLLLRGWTFRPAVAVRDTFYSQHKTPETALDIGSTINDPLNRKDFEGELEVRPPRLEKIYEKGIFGKPLKHTIEPSMTYRYVTGVNNFLGIIRFDSTDLVSNTNEVEYGLTNRIYIKPRNQKCEKNDPNTPCSHVATELLSWEVAQKYFIDPRFGGALVPGVRNALETTVEFSGIAFLTEPRVFSPVTSRLHIRTSQHTDLQWLLDYDPKKGRINASDVFFDYHVGHYFVGGSHALLHAPGEVFLSSSTPTVEKFNQFRATAGIGSPSRRGLSLAGNVGYDVNLTSLQYTAVQTSYNWDCCGLNFEYRRFVLGPVRNESQYRFAFSLANIGTFGNLRRQERVF from the coding sequence GTGCCAGTTTTTGCACGCGTCACATCCGGCATGCTAAGTTCAGCGATTCGGATGAATTTCCGCCGCAATGTCTTTGTTAACACGGCACTAGCGATTTGTCAGGTGCTACTGCTGGTTCCGTTAATGCAAGCAAGTTCCACGGCGGCTTCTTCTTTCTCTGCGAGCTCGCCGATCTCCCCAGATTCGCAGCAATCCAGCCAGGCACACCCACCAGCACAGCCGCCCGAGCTTAAAGGCCGTGCTGCCGCAACTCTGAAATATCGGGACGAGCTTGTGTACATCGTCGCCGATCAGTTCGAGCAGTCGGGAACGAGCTACATGCTGCATGGCGATGCACAAATTGATTTTCGCGATTACGTCCTCTACGCCGATGAGATTAGTTACGACTCAAGCTCCGGTGAAGCAGTAGCCACCGGTCACGTGAAATTGCAGGGCGGCGAATACAACATTCATATGGAGGCGGCGCGTGCGGAGTACAACGTCACCAATGCCACGGGGAAGTTCTACGGCGTACACGGAACCACGGGACTCAAACTGGGATCGCGCCGCACGACGCTCACGACTTCAAGTCCATTCACTTTTGCCGGCAGACAGGTAGACAAGACCGGACCAAACCTTTTCGTAGTGCATCACGGTTCGATCACGTCGTGCGAACTACCGCATCCAAAGTGGACGTTCACCGCCGAACGCATCAACTTTGAAGTGGGAGGGTTGGCCAAGCTGCACCAGTCGACGTTCCGCATACGCACCATTCCGGTCGTGTACCTGCCGTTCGCTGAGCATCCCGTCGAGCACCTTGGAAGGCAGTCGGGATTCCTGATACCAAGCGTAGGCCAATCATCAGTAAAGGGAACCATACTCGGAGACTCTTATTTCTGGGCGATTAACCGGAGCATGGACGCCACCCTTGGTCTTGAATATTTCTCCAAGCGTGGGTTCGCCGAACACGCGAACTTCCGCGCGGTCACCAGCGAGAACTCTCATCTAACCGCCACCTATTTCGGTGTGATCGACCGAGGCTTGGGCCCGACGCATGTCGATCAGGGTGGAGAGGACGTAAAGATCCAGGCAGAGCAGTACTTCCCTCAAAACGTGCGCGCTGTGGCCAATGTTGAATACCTCAGCAGTTATCTCTTTCGCGTTGCCTTTGCCGAGACCTTCACCACAGCTGTCAATTCTGAAGTCAAATCCGACGTGTTCGCCAGCCGCAATGACAATGGCTACTCGCTCGGCATTCTCGCGCAGCGCTACCAGAATTTTCAGAGCACGACTAAGGGGGACTCTTTCAGCATCTTGCACGTGCCCAGCATCGATGCCTCTTCCGTCGACCGCCAACTCTTTGGCACGCCTTTCTTCTACGGGTTCGATGCCTCCGCTACCGGGCTCTCTCGCCGCAGTCCGACTTTTAGTTCAGCGAACCTCGTAGCCCGACTCGACGCCCATCCGCGGCTCGCTCTGCCGTTGCTTCTTCGGGGCTGGACCTTTCGTCCGGCGGTCGCAGTCCGCGACACCTTTTACAGTCAGCACAAAACTCCGGAAACCGCTTTGGACATCGGCTCCACGATTAACGATCCTCTAAACCGCAAAGACTTCGAAGGCGAACTGGAAGTTCGTCCGCCCCGGCTGGAAAAGATCTATGAGAAAGGGATTTTTGGGAAACCGCTGAAGCACACCATCGAGCCAAGCATGACCTACCGCTACGTGACAGGGGTGAATAATTTCCTGGGCATAATCCGATTCGATAGCACTGACCTGGTCAGCAATACGAATGAAGTCGAGTATGGGCTCACAAACCGCATTTACATCAAGCCCCGAAATCAAAAATGCGAGAAAAACGATCCCAATACGCCGTGCTCTCATGTTGCGACAGAATTACTGAGTTGGGAGGTCGCGCAAAAGTACTTCATCGATCCACGCTTTGGCGGAGCGCTAGTGCCGGGAGTGCGTAATGCTCTGGAGACTACAGTCGAGTTTTCAGGAATCGCTTTTTTAACGGAACCGAGGGTATTCTCCCCCGTGACGTCGAGGCTGCACATTCGGACCAGCCAGCATACCGATCTGCAATGGTTGCTCGATTACGATCCTAAAAAGGGACGCATTAATGCCAGTGATGTTTTTTTTGACTATCACGTCGGACACTACTTCGTTGGCGGGAGCCATGCACTGCTGCACGCTCCGGGTGAAGTCTTCCTGTCGAGTTCAACGCCGACAGTGGAGAAATTCAACCAGTTTCGCGCAACTGCCGGGATCGGCAGCCCTTCGCGGCGCGGACTCAGCCTGGCAGGGAACGTCGGCTACGACGTGAACCTTACTTCTTTGCAGTACACAGCCGTTCAGACCTCTTACAACTGGGACTGCTGCGGGCTCAACTTTGAATATCGCCGCTTTGTGTTGGGACCAGTGCGCAACGAGAGCCAATATCGATTCGCGTTTAGTCTCGCCAACATCGGGACCTTTGGTAACCTCAGGCGCCAGGAACGTGTCTTTTAG
- the galT gene encoding galactose-1-phosphate uridylyltransferase, with amino-acid sequence MPELRKDPVTGRWVIIATDRARRPSDFIRHTVVLKGGFCPFCPGNEAKTPPEILAFRHGHGDRDKPGWSVRVVPNKYPALGIEGNLDRRADGMYDRMNGIGAHEVIIETPNHAQTFANMPEKSIEDVLWAFRDRIVDLKQDRRFKYILIFKNHGEPAGATLEHPHSQLIALPIVPRRVLEELEGAKQYYELKERCIFCDIVHEESSDEEARLVAENRGFVTVSPYAPRFPFETCILPKNHEASFENASSGDFTSLAQMIRLVIGKMDAVLERPAYNMVLHTAPLAAQEHAEYYHWHIELIPKLTKVAGFEWGTGFYINPTSPEEAARYLREAVVEAPELAETR; translated from the coding sequence TTGCCCGAACTTAGGAAGGACCCTGTCACAGGACGTTGGGTCATTATCGCGACCGATCGCGCACGCAGACCAAGTGATTTCATCCGGCACACAGTAGTTCTCAAGGGCGGATTCTGCCCTTTCTGTCCAGGCAATGAAGCCAAAACTCCGCCCGAGATACTGGCCTTTCGCCATGGACATGGCGACCGAGACAAGCCCGGCTGGTCAGTGCGCGTGGTCCCCAACAAATATCCGGCACTCGGGATTGAAGGGAACCTCGATCGCCGGGCCGACGGCATGTACGATCGCATGAACGGCATCGGCGCGCATGAGGTGATCATCGAGACGCCAAATCACGCGCAAACTTTCGCCAACATGCCTGAGAAGAGCATCGAAGACGTGCTTTGGGCTTTCCGCGATCGCATCGTCGATCTCAAACAGGACCGCCGCTTCAAATACATTCTCATCTTCAAGAACCACGGCGAACCTGCCGGCGCCACCCTGGAGCATCCCCATTCACAGTTGATCGCGTTGCCGATTGTTCCCCGCCGCGTGCTGGAAGAGCTTGAGGGCGCTAAGCAATACTATGAGCTGAAAGAGCGCTGTATCTTCTGCGACATCGTTCACGAAGAAAGCTCGGATGAGGAAGCGCGCCTGGTAGCTGAGAATCGCGGATTCGTGACCGTCTCTCCTTATGCTCCTCGTTTTCCTTTTGAAACTTGCATCCTTCCAAAGAACCACGAAGCATCGTTCGAGAATGCCAGCTCAGGAGACTTCACCAGCCTGGCGCAGATGATCAGGCTGGTGATTGGCAAGATGGATGCGGTGCTTGAACGGCCTGCATACAACATGGTGCTCCACACCGCACCACTCGCAGCGCAGGAGCACGCAGAGTACTATCACTGGCACATAGAGCTGATTCCCAAATTGACAAAGGTTGCGGGATTCGAGTGGGGTACGGGTTTCTACATCAATCCCACGTCGCCGGAAGAGGCAGCCAGGTATCTGCGCGAGGCAGTCGTGGAGGCGCCGGAGCTGGCGGAAACGCGGTAG
- a CDS encoding thioredoxin domain-containing protein, with protein MLKFRLLLVSTLLCTLGCSAQSSKPADDTAAVNRRIEQKVRSTFSLPPTLGVTVGKREASEIPGYDKVPVTLSRDGRSTTHDFLVSKDNKTLIEWQKLDISKDVMESINMNGRPERGNKDAKVVIVNYDDFQCPFCSKMHQTLFPELIKTYGNQVKIVYKDYPLTAIHPWAMHAAINANCLASQNNDAYWAFADYAHANQKTINGEKRDIKEEYEKLDQITQDIGKKHGVDIAQLSACVKKQDEAPVRASMAEGDKLGVDATPTLFVNGERLFGAVPDAELRNVIDRALKDAGQTPPAPTSSAATSSPATSVSPEPKTNNQ; from the coding sequence TTGTTGAAATTTCGACTGCTTCTTGTTTCTACTCTGTTATGTACGCTCGGCTGTTCTGCGCAGTCCAGCAAGCCCGCGGATGACACTGCTGCGGTTAACCGCAGGATTGAGCAGAAGGTGCGGAGCACCTTCAGCCTGCCACCGACGCTGGGCGTCACAGTAGGCAAACGGGAAGCCAGCGAAATTCCCGGCTACGACAAGGTTCCCGTCACGCTTTCGCGAGACGGTCGCAGCACCACGCACGACTTCCTCGTTTCCAAGGACAACAAGACGCTCATCGAGTGGCAAAAGCTTGACATCAGCAAAGACGTAATGGAGTCCATCAACATGAATGGACGTCCGGAGCGCGGAAATAAGGACGCCAAAGTTGTCATCGTAAACTACGACGACTTCCAGTGCCCTTTCTGCTCGAAGATGCACCAGACACTCTTCCCTGAGCTGATTAAGACCTACGGCAATCAGGTAAAGATCGTTTACAAGGATTATCCACTCACGGCGATTCATCCCTGGGCCATGCACGCAGCTATCAACGCGAACTGCTTAGCTTCACAGAATAACGATGCCTATTGGGCGTTCGCCGACTACGCTCATGCCAATCAGAAGACTATCAACGGCGAAAAGCGCGATATCAAGGAAGAGTACGAGAAGCTCGACCAGATCACTCAAGACATCGGCAAGAAGCATGGTGTCGACATTGCGCAACTGAGTGCCTGCGTAAAGAAACAGGATGAGGCGCCCGTGCGAGCCTCAATGGCCGAGGGCGACAAGTTGGGGGTGGATGCAACTCCTACCCTGTTCGTCAATGGCGAACGGCTGTTTGGGGCTGTGCCAGACGCTGAGCTACGCAATGTGATTGATCGGGCCTTGAAGGATGCCGGGCAGACGCCTCCGGCTCCCACATCATCTGCCGCCACTTCGTCCCCGGCAACTTCAGTAAGTCCAGAGCCGAAGACGAACAACCAATAG